The genomic interval GGTTGGAACAGGAATGTTTACGGCAAGTGCTACTTGTGAAACACCATGTGCTACTCCAACAGCTGGAGGATTTATTGTTGCAGGAGAAACACCAGATAGTACGCGTATTTGTGTTGGAAACGTGGTTGATTTTTCAGGGGTGGGTTCATTTGCTGCTCCAGGATTCACCATTGCGAATTATTCTTGGGATTTTATGGATGGAACAACAGCTACTGGACAAAACACATCGCATCAATTTTCCGCTCCAGGTCAATATCGTGTTCAGTTAATTGTAACAGATAATAATGGTTGTACCAATACCAATTTATTGGATTTACAGGTTTTTGTTGCTACGATTCCAAGTTTTGTTGGTTTTCCAGGGGATACTACCTTATGTCTTGGAGAAAGTGTGGTTTTCACAGCTCAGCCTTCATTTTATCCGGTTACTTGGACTGGGTTTCCAGGCTCAGCAACTATTGATGATGGTTGTTTGACAGATGATCAATTGGGAGTGGCGCAAGAAATTCCGATTACCCAAACTGGGTTTAGTGCAGGTTCTACATTGACTCAAGCAAGTGATGTTCAAAGTTTGTGTTTCGATATGGAACATTCATTCATGGGGGATTTAGTAATTATTGTAGAATGTCCGAACGGTCAAAGTCAAATTTTACACCAACAAGGTGGTGGCGGAACTCAAATTGGAGAACCAAATCCGGCAGATGATGTAGATTGCGATGATCCCGCAACGCAAGGAATTCCATATAACTATTGTTTCACGCCAATGGCAACAGAAACGTGGGTCGAATGGTCGAATAATAATGGTTTTGGAGGAACTGTTCCTGCAGGAGACTATGAACCAGTTCAACCTTTTACGAATCTTGTTGGATGTCCGTTGAATGGTGTTTGGACACTTATTGTAGTTGATAACTGGGCGTCAGATGATGGAACCTTATTTACATTTGAACTTAATTTGGCTCCAAATCTTTATGAGCCGGTAACCACTTTTGAACCTCAAATAGGAGTAGGAAGCGATTCTTCTTATTGGGTAATGCCAGCAACCTTTGCAACAATGTCTACAAATGGAGATGTGCTTACTGTAGTGCCAACTGCTTCTGGAACGTTTAATTATTCCTATGTTGTTTTGGATAATTATGGTTGTCAAAATGATTCTACGGTCACTTTAACGGTAAATGAAAATCCACAGGCAGATGCAGGACTAGATGCTACAATTTGTAATGGATTACCACTTCAGTTAGATGGAAATATCGTTGGAGGAAATAATAGTTGTGATTATACCTTTAATCTCGAGGATACATGGGGTGATGGTTGGAATGGCAACAATTTAATTGTAATTGTCAATGGAGTTACTTCTACATTTACAATTCCTGGAGGATTGACATCTTCATTTACATTGTCAATCCCAAATGGTGCTGCTTTCACCGTTCAATTTGATGGTGCAGGAAACTTTATTGGTGAGTGCTCTTACGAAGTGTTGGATGCTGCGGGCGCAGTTGTTTTATCAGACGGAACAAACGGAAATGCTTCTACAACGACACATAATTTGGTTGGAAATTGCTTAGGAAATTTAACGTATCAATGGACTCCAGCTGGCTCGGTTTCAAATCCAGCTATTTTGGACCCGATTGCTACAGTGAATGGAAACACAACACTAACATTATCTGTTTATCCAACGGGACATCCATTGTGCGTTACAACGGATCAAGTGAACGTGAGTATATCAGCTTCTGCTAATCCAGGAACAAACAATACACTAACAACTTGTGGTCAAGGTGCCCCTACAGATTTATTTCCATTATTAGGACCAGGAGCTTCTCCAAATGGAACGTGGAGAAATCCTGCTGGAGCTGCAGTTGTTATGCCTTATGACCCAATTACAATGAACCCAGGAGCTTATGTTTATACGGTAGATTCAAATGGTTGTATTTCTTCTGCAACAATTACTGTTACTGAAATTAATCCGACGGCTGTTGCTGTTGCTACAGCTTCTAATTGTCATGGATTGCCAAATGGTAGTGCTGCAATTACATCTACAAATGCTTCAGAATATTCATTGAATGGCGGAGCTAATACTCCAATAAATGGCTCACCATTCACAATTAATGGGTTAATGGCTGGATCTTATCAAGTCGTGGTTTACAACGTTGGCGGATGTACCGACACGGTTGATTTCGTAATCACAGAACCTGTAGCTCTATCAATTACATCTATTTCCCCAGATTTGGTTGTTTGCTCTGGAGATATTTCAACGATTAATGTTACTGGATCTGGAGGTTCTTCACCCTATACATTTACTTGGTTTACCAATGCGGGTGTGCAAGGAGTTGGAAATCCAATAGCTGTTACAACAACTTTAACAACTCAATATTGCGTAGTTTTAACAGAAGCATGTGGATCAATGCCAGATAGCTCTTGTATGATTATTACCGTTCCTCAACCGTTGAATTTAGTTCTAACACCAGATGACGCTGACGGTTGTTTTCCACATCATGTTATTTTTTCAAATGTAACTGCAGGACCAGGAATACCTGCAACGAGTACGATTGATTTTGGTGATGGTTCTCCTACAATTACCACAAATGCATTGGATACGTGTTCCCATACGTATGAAAGTCCAGGTGTTTATACTGTAAGTATTACGTCCGTTTCTGATAGTGCTTGTACTTATTCGAATACGTTCCCAGACATGATTACAGTATATGGAAATCCAACAGCAAATTTCAATATTACTCCAAATCCAACGACAATCTTTGAAACTCATATAATGCTTTATAATAGCAGTTCTACAGATGTGGTGGATTACAACTGGTCTATTCAGGGTGGTACACCTAATCAATCAAATTTCGAGGATGTATCTGTTGATTTACCTGAAGGAGTGCCTGGAAATTATAACATTACTTTAATCGTAACTAGCATCAATGGTTGTATTGATTCTATTACTAAAATAGCGCAGGTTCTTAGTGATGTCATTGTTTATGCACCGAATACCTTCACACCGGATGGAGATGAGTTTAATCAGACTTGGTTTTTACATATTGACGGAATAGATATTTTCCAGTTTAATTTGAAGTTATTCAATCGTTGGGGAGAAAACATCTGGGAAAGTCATGATCCAAAGGCTTCTTGGGATGGAACTTATCAAGGTAAAATTGTTCCAGCTGGAGGATATACTTGGATTCTAGAAACAAGAGAACTCGTTAGTGATAAAAAGTATACTTTTACAGGTCACATCAATGTGCTTCGTTAACTATGAAAGTTCAAATTTTTACGGGTAATCCCATTCAACAAAATGGTTCAGTTGTTTATAATGACAAAGGCGATGCGGTTATCGTAGATCCAAGTTGCTATGAACGTTTTGAACAGCAGGAATTGGTTAATTTCATTACCGAAAAGAAGCTGAATGTTCATGCTGTGTTGAATACACATTGCCATATTGACCATATTGTAGGTAATGCCTTTTGTGTGGAGAAATTTCAAGTTCCATTGGTTGCTCATCGAGAAGAGTTATTTACCTTGGGTTTTGCCCAGAAATCTGCCGAAATGTATGGCTTAGTTGGATATGTGCATTCCCCTGAACCTACCGTTTTTGTGGAGGACAATGAGGTGCTTCGTTATGGTGATTTGGAATTTCAAGTAATTTTTGGCCCTGGACATTCCGTTGGTCACGTTGCATTTTATAATGTAGCAGCTGGAATTTTGATTGGTGGAGATATCTTGTTCAAAGGAAGCTTTGGGCGAACAGATTTGCCAGGAGGTTCGATGGATGTCTTGAAGAAAACAATTCATGAACGTATTTTTACATTGCCTGATAATACAATGGTTTATCCAGGACATGGACCTACCACAACGATTGGGGAAGAAAAACGAACAAATTATATTTTGCAGTTTTAGACGAATTTCAAAAACGGATATTTACAAAAAAGTCCTGACTTTTTGATTTCTGGGATAAGTGCAAGCTTATCCACCAGTTACCATGGTAATTTTTCTTATGGAAGTAAATTCGAGGAAGAATTTCGTCAAAGCTGTACTTTTTACAATCTCACGATGTCACTATTCTGACTTAAAACTCCTCCTTTTGATTTCATAGTTTAACTTAGATTCTAGTTATTTAACTTATTTCGGATGAATCTTGTGATAAATTCATAAACTTGCCTTATATTTAGTAGAGAGTAGCAACTAAAAAAGGAGATTTTTCAACCAATTGAACAACTCTAAATTTAATCCAATGAATGCATGAAAATTTGGGCACTATTTGCGGGATCAATTGCCCTAGCTTCTTGTACGACGAATCACGTGACTGAAAATCCAATTTCATCACAAAACAGTATCGATTCTGCACAAATAGTCGACTATTACAATCGAGCTACTTTATTTGCGGATTCTAACCAATATTACAGAGAGAAAGCACGTGAAGTTGCGCTTAAAAATGGGTCTACAAACTGCACGGCTACACAACTATTTTTGGAAGGGAAGGCTTTTCTGAATCTGGGAAATTTGGACTCTGCAGATGCTGTTGCAAATAAAGGATTGAGCTTATCCTATCAACCAAATGAGGCAGGATTTCGTGGCAAATTTTACAATCTAAAAGGAAATACAAACGGATATAGACGTAATCTCTATTCCTCGTTAGATAACTATGTGAAAGCTGAGAAGATTTTTAGATCGGTGAATGATTTGAATTCGCTCGCTGGGATTTATAGCAACATTGCAAACAATTATTTCAGTCTGAAAGATTATCATACGGCATTGGAATATGCTTCTAAAGGGTATCAATTACTCAAAAACGTTCAGGAAGATCGCATAAAAGCCAATATCTTGACCACTTATGCAATTGCACTCAATAAAACCAAACAGCCAAATAAGGCGTTATTTATTGAAGCGAAAGCCGATAGCATTGCCAATTTGAACGGTGATCCGATGGCTAAATTGGCAGTAACAATCGGTTATGCAGAAATTTACAAAGCAGACAATCGATTTGACAGCGCGCAGTTGTATTACAATCAATGTATTCAACTAAGTAAAAAGCTTGGAGTTAAGCATTTTGAACTGATGAGTCAAATTGGTTTAATGGGCATTTATGATGAGCAAAATGCTTTTCAGAAAGTGATTGATAAGGGTGATTCCGTTTTAACACTCGCTCAGGAATTAAATAACCGGGATGTCATTCATACTTCAAAACGAATTATTGGAAAAGCCTATGCAGCGAAAGGGGAATATAAAAAAGCATTTATTTTTTTTAATGAATCCTACGAGTTGTACAGTGAAACTGCCGGAGTCGAAAACCAAAGAAACATCAATGAATTGCGTTTAAAATATGAGTCAGAAAAAAAGGCGAAAAAGATTCTAAAGCAACGTTACCAATTGGCCAAGCAGCAAAAGGAAATAGGTGAAAAACAAACATTCATAGCAATGTTACTTCTGCTCTTGCTAATTACAGTTCTAGTACTATTTTTTGTGCGTAGACTAGCACGAAATAAGCAAGCTATTTTAGGGTTACAAGCGAACCAAAAAATAGCAGAATCCATGATTCAAGGCGAAGAGAAGGAACGTGCCCGAATTGCTTTTGAAATTCACGATGGAATTGCGGCAACGGTGGCTGGAATCAGTTATAAATTAGGCGCTGACACCAATAAACAGGAGGTTGTTGAATTATTGAAAGGATTGCAGGAAGATAGCCGGAAAATTGCCCATAATTTGATGCCTGTCGATTTCGATAAGATTGATTTAATAGAGGCAATTGAGCTTTTTTCTCAAAGAATTTCTACCTCGATTACTGAAATTATCGTTCTAAGTCACCCCATGAATTTACAATTTAGCACTGCTAAAAGTCATTTGATTTATAGAGTATTGCAAGAGTTAATAGGAAATGCACTCAAGCATGCTCAGTGTCATTCCATTTTTGTCAAATTTGAATTGATAAACAACGAATTGACTATTCAAGTAGAAGACGACGGTTTAGGAATAACTCCGTCTCAAATTGAATCAGGATTGAAGAGTGTAAAGGAACGAATCTCAGCATTAGAGGGTAGAATCACCATTCAATCTATAGAAAATAGGGGTACAACGGTTAAAATTCAATTAGAAGCATGAAGCAATTGACAATTTTATTGGGAGATGATCATCAGCTCATTACCACTGGTTTGAGAGATGTATTGCTTAAGGAACCAATTGTTTCAAGGGTAGATTGTGCCAATAATAGTACGGATTTGTTGCAAGCTGTAGACAAGTACACTTATGACATCGTTTTTTTAGACATCCATTTTGGTAAGGCTGACGGAAGAGAAATTGCGACACAATTGTTGCAAAAACAGCCGTACCTTATACTTGCGGCATTGACGAGTTTTGATGATTCAGAAACAATTCAAACGACCGTTAATGCAGGATTTAAGGCGTTTTTTTTAAAATCAGATGACATCATAGAATTGGTGGAATGGAT from Fluviicola taffensis DSM 16823 carries:
- a CDS encoding PKD domain-containing protein is translated as MKNFLIVLAVLLANNLFSQMPISVSAVNNNQTFNTCNGFIIDSGGQGGPGYGNNETVVVTICPDTPGDVISMVFNIFQLSTTDDNPAANITNVDYMDIYDGNSTAAPTLGTYTGNQLQGVVIMSTPLNTSGCITIRFRSNTVGTGMFTASATCETPCATPTAGGFIVAGETPDSTRICVGNVVDFSGVGSFAAPGFTIANYSWDFMDGTTATGQNTSHQFSAPGQYRVQLIVTDNNGCTNTNLLDLQVFVATIPSFVGFPGDTTLCLGESVVFTAQPSFYPVTWTGFPGSATIDDGCLTDDQLGVAQEIPITQTGFSAGSTLTQASDVQSLCFDMEHSFMGDLVIIVECPNGQSQILHQQGGGGTQIGEPNPADDVDCDDPATQGIPYNYCFTPMATETWVEWSNNNGFGGTVPAGDYEPVQPFTNLVGCPLNGVWTLIVVDNWASDDGTLFTFELNLAPNLYEPVTTFEPQIGVGSDSSYWVMPATFATMSTNGDVLTVVPTASGTFNYSYVVLDNYGCQNDSTVTLTVNENPQADAGLDATICNGLPLQLDGNIVGGNNSCDYTFNLEDTWGDGWNGNNLIVIVNGVTSTFTIPGGLTSSFTLSIPNGAAFTVQFDGAGNFIGECSYEVLDAAGAVVLSDGTNGNASTTTHNLVGNCLGNLTYQWTPAGSVSNPAILDPIATVNGNTTLTLSVYPTGHPLCVTTDQVNVSISASANPGTNNTLTTCGQGAPTDLFPLLGPGASPNGTWRNPAGAAVVMPYDPITMNPGAYVYTVDSNGCISSATITVTEINPTAVAVATASNCHGLPNGSAAITSTNASEYSLNGGANTPINGSPFTINGLMAGSYQVVVYNVGGCTDTVDFVITEPVALSITSISPDLVVCSGDISTINVTGSGGSSPYTFTWFTNAGVQGVGNPIAVTTTLTTQYCVVLTEACGSMPDSSCMIITVPQPLNLVLTPDDADGCFPHHVIFSNVTAGPGIPATSTIDFGDGSPTITTNALDTCSHTYESPGVYTVSITSVSDSACTYSNTFPDMITVYGNPTANFNITPNPTTIFETHIMLYNSSSTDVVDYNWSIQGGTPNQSNFEDVSVDLPEGVPGNYNITLIVTSINGCIDSITKIAQVLSDVIVYAPNTFTPDGDEFNQTWFLHIDGIDIFQFNLKLFNRWGENIWESHDPKASWDGTYQGKIVPAGGYTWILETRELVSDKKYTFTGHINVLR
- a CDS encoding MBL fold metallo-hydrolase is translated as MKVQIFTGNPIQQNGSVVYNDKGDAVIVDPSCYERFEQQELVNFITEKKLNVHAVLNTHCHIDHIVGNAFCVEKFQVPLVAHREELFTLGFAQKSAEMYGLVGYVHSPEPTVFVEDNEVLRYGDLEFQVIFGPGHSVGHVAFYNVAAGILIGGDILFKGSFGRTDLPGGSMDVLKKTIHERIFTLPDNTMVYPGHGPTTTIGEEKRTNYILQF
- a CDS encoding tetratricopeptide repeat-containing sensor histidine kinase; this encodes MKIWALFAGSIALASCTTNHVTENPISSQNSIDSAQIVDYYNRATLFADSNQYYREKAREVALKNGSTNCTATQLFLEGKAFLNLGNLDSADAVANKGLSLSYQPNEAGFRGKFYNLKGNTNGYRRNLYSSLDNYVKAEKIFRSVNDLNSLAGIYSNIANNYFSLKDYHTALEYASKGYQLLKNVQEDRIKANILTTYAIALNKTKQPNKALFIEAKADSIANLNGDPMAKLAVTIGYAEIYKADNRFDSAQLYYNQCIQLSKKLGVKHFELMSQIGLMGIYDEQNAFQKVIDKGDSVLTLAQELNNRDVIHTSKRIIGKAYAAKGEYKKAFIFFNESYELYSETAGVENQRNINELRLKYESEKKAKKILKQRYQLAKQQKEIGEKQTFIAMLLLLLLITVLVLFFVRRLARNKQAILGLQANQKIAESMIQGEEKERARIAFEIHDGIAATVAGISYKLGADTNKQEVVELLKGLQEDSRKIAHNLMPVDFDKIDLIEAIELFSQRISTSITEIIVLSHPMNLQFSTAKSHLIYRVLQELIGNALKHAQCHSIFVKFELINNELTIQVEDDGLGITPSQIESGLKSVKERISALEGRITIQSIENRGTTVKIQLEA
- a CDS encoding LuxR C-terminal-related transcriptional regulator translates to MKQLTILLGDDHQLITTGLRDVLLKEPIVSRVDCANNSTDLLQAVDKYTYDIVFLDIHFGKADGREIATQLLQKQPYLILAALTSFDDSETIQTTVNAGFKAFFLKSDDIIELVEWIGNRSFDTFYLSRQTKESYTSQALFNDAKKKTHIQLTTREKQVLKLIMDEYTTKRIAEELFLSEKTIENYRSSLMLKLDVTNLTGLVKKTLLLGLLNE